One Aegilops tauschii subsp. strangulata cultivar AL8/78 chromosome 7, Aet v6.0, whole genome shotgun sequence genomic window carries:
- the LOC109743520 gene encoding probable inactive protein kinase At3g63330 isoform X2, whose product MGRCTSPEGFANYFGLLDSVSHNGSRSSSSHAFGYKIADIRYKLKRRFDRGSYGEVWLAFRWNCSDDVDVHKDPSHFNTILTPDSYNCTSSNTTSSSDENHGSDMIDGDLFILKRIMVERGNAAYLSGLREKHFGELFSNASKTLEILSRMESSSATFPMDMQFIEYSFPEQNISAVEESLKHVARFIESFESESREIWLVYRNEGRSLSKLLYAAEDTKLVTGDDNERVRYIQVLQPSKWWYWLRTTKAGQRQMQNLLWQLLMGLKACHDRNITHRDIKPENMIICFEDLKTGKCLREIPSEATENKLNLRLIDFGSAIDDFTLKHLYGSGPTRSEQTFEYTPPEALLNSSWFQGSKSARLKYDIWSVGVVMLELIVGSPHVFQISDRARILMDQRLEGWSEETKELAYKLRSYMELCILVPGISTQQQGSINSERGHGGLASWKCSEESFARQVKILDPLKMGFPNLWALRLARQLLVWHHEDRLSIDEALNHPYFQEPP is encoded by the exons ATGGGACGATGTACTAGTCCTGAAGGGTTTGCAAATTATTTTGGCTTGCTTGATTCTGTTTCACATAATGGAAGCAGATCAAGCAGTTCACATGCATTTGGCTATAAGATAGCTGACATCAG GTACAAGCTGAAGAGAAGATTTGATCGCGGTTCATATGGTGAAGTCTGGTTGGCATTTCGTTGGAATTGCTCTGATGATGTAGATGTACATAAAGATCCTTCCCACTTTAACACTATACTTACACCAGACTCGTATAATTGCACAAGTTCAAACACAACATCGTCATCTGATGAAAATCATGGCTCAGACATGATAGATGGTGATTTATTCATATTGAAGCGCATAATG GTGGAAAGAGGAAATGCTGCTTACTTGAGCGGACTGCGGGAGAAGCATTTTGGAGAATTATTTTCAAATGCTTCAAAAACCCTTGAAATTTTGTCAAGGATGGAATCATCATCTGCAACGTTTCCGATGGACATGCAATTCATTGAGTATAGCTTTCCAGAACAGAACATCTCAGCTGTTGAAGAATCACTGAAGCATGTGGCTAGGTTTATAGAATCTTTTGAATCAGAATCAAGGGAAATATGGCTTGTGTACCGCAATGAAGGCCGCTCATTGTCAAAATTGTTATATGCTGCTGAAGACACAAAGTTAGTTACCGGTGATGATAATGAGAGGGTCAGATATATTCAAGTTCTGCAACCATCAAAGTGGTGGTATTGGTTAAGGACTACTAAAGCTGGGCAAAGGCAAATGCAAAACCTCTTATGGCAACTG CTGATGGGTCTGAAGGCATGTCATGATCGTAACATCACTCACAGGGATATTAAACCTG AGAACATGATCATCtgctttgaggatttgaagacgGGAAAATGTTTAAGAGAGATTCCATCTGAAGCAACGGAAAACAAGCTGAACTT GCGTCTTATTGACTTCGGCAGTGCCATTGATGATTTCACTTTGAAGCATCTTTATGGTTCAGGGCCTACTCG GTCTGAGCAGACTTTTGAATACACTCCTCCAGAGGCACTCCTTAATTCAAGCTGGTTTCAGGGATCAAAAAGTGCAAGACTGAA GTATGATATCTGGAGTGTTGGAGTTGTCATGCTGGAGTTGATAGTTGGTTCTCCACATGTTTTCCAGATAAGTGACCGTGCACGTATTTTAATGGATCAACGCCTTGAAGGGTGGAGTGAGGAAACAAAAGAGCTTGCATACAA GTTGAGGTCTTACATGGAACTGTGCATTTTAGTACCGGGGATTTCCACGCAACAACAAGGCAGCATTAATTCCGAACGG GGCCACGGCGGGTTAGCTTCTTGGAAATGCTCTGAAGAATCATTTGCCCGTCAAGTGAAAATCCTAGACCCTCTTAAAATGGG CTTTCCTAATTTGTGGGCATTGCGACTAGCGCGCCAGCTACTAGTGTGGCATCAT GAGGACCGTCTAAGCATTGATGAAGCATTGAACCATCCGTACTTCCAAGAGCCACCATAA
- the LOC109743520 gene encoding probable inactive protein kinase At3g63330 isoform X3 has protein sequence MIIRYKLKRRFDRGSYGEVWLAFRWNCSDDVDVHKDPSHFNTILTPDSYNCTSSNTTSSSDENHGSDMIDGDLFILKRIMVERGNAAYLSGLREKHFGELFSNASKTLEILSRMESSSATFPMDMQFIEYSFPEQNISAVEESLKHVARFIESFESESREIWLVYRNEGRSLSKLLYAAEDTKLVTGDDNERVRYIQVLQPSKWWYWLRTTKAGQRQMQNLLWQLLMGLKACHDRNITHRDIKPENMIICFEDLKTGKCLREIPSEATENKLNLRLIDFGSAIDDFTLKHLYGSGPTRSEQTFEYTPPEALLNSSWFQGSKSARLKYDIWSVGVVMLELIVGSPHVFQISDRARILMDQRLEGWSEETKELAYKLRSYMELCILVPGISTQQQGSINSERGHGGLASWKCSEESFARQVKILDPLKMGFPNLWALRLARQLLVWHHEDRLSIDEALNHPYFQEPP, from the exons ATGATAATTAGGTACAAGCTGAAGAGAAGATTTGATCGCGGTTCATATGGTGAAGTCTGGTTGGCATTTCGTTGGAATTGCTCTGATGATGTAGATGTACATAAAGATCCTTCCCACTTTAACACTATACTTACACCAGACTCGTATAATTGCACAAGTTCAAACACAACATCGTCATCTGATGAAAATCATGGCTCAGACATGATAGATGGTGATTTATTCATATTGAAGCGCATAATG GTGGAAAGAGGAAATGCTGCTTACTTGAGCGGACTGCGGGAGAAGCATTTTGGAGAATTATTTTCAAATGCTTCAAAAACCCTTGAAATTTTGTCAAGGATGGAATCATCATCTGCAACGTTTCCGATGGACATGCAATTCATTGAGTATAGCTTTCCAGAACAGAACATCTCAGCTGTTGAAGAATCACTGAAGCATGTGGCTAGGTTTATAGAATCTTTTGAATCAGAATCAAGGGAAATATGGCTTGTGTACCGCAATGAAGGCCGCTCATTGTCAAAATTGTTATATGCTGCTGAAGACACAAAGTTAGTTACCGGTGATGATAATGAGAGGGTCAGATATATTCAAGTTCTGCAACCATCAAAGTGGTGGTATTGGTTAAGGACTACTAAAGCTGGGCAAAGGCAAATGCAAAACCTCTTATGGCAACTG CTGATGGGTCTGAAGGCATGTCATGATCGTAACATCACTCACAGGGATATTAAACCTG AGAACATGATCATCtgctttgaggatttgaagacgGGAAAATGTTTAAGAGAGATTCCATCTGAAGCAACGGAAAACAAGCTGAACTT GCGTCTTATTGACTTCGGCAGTGCCATTGATGATTTCACTTTGAAGCATCTTTATGGTTCAGGGCCTACTCG GTCTGAGCAGACTTTTGAATACACTCCTCCAGAGGCACTCCTTAATTCAAGCTGGTTTCAGGGATCAAAAAGTGCAAGACTGAA GTATGATATCTGGAGTGTTGGAGTTGTCATGCTGGAGTTGATAGTTGGTTCTCCACATGTTTTCCAGATAAGTGACCGTGCACGTATTTTAATGGATCAACGCCTTGAAGGGTGGAGTGAGGAAACAAAAGAGCTTGCATACAA GTTGAGGTCTTACATGGAACTGTGCATTTTAGTACCGGGGATTTCCACGCAACAACAAGGCAGCATTAATTCCGAACGG GGCCACGGCGGGTTAGCTTCTTGGAAATGCTCTGAAGAATCATTTGCCCGTCAAGTGAAAATCCTAGACCCTCTTAAAATGGG CTTTCCTAATTTGTGGGCATTGCGACTAGCGCGCCAGCTACTAGTGTGGCATCAT GAGGACCGTCTAAGCATTGATGAAGCATTGAACCATCCGTACTTCCAAGAGCCACCATAA
- the LOC109743520 gene encoding uncharacterized protein isoform X1: MSLPPSGHRTILLLILIELLSPLLCTGESATCLAVYREGGAPAVYQSAHCPRWTILSAGEGDGDKGPSSPQPRRCHVAAHRGRRRSQEDRAVCALGIRIPFIEQMRIKEVDVGVMAIFDGHNGDEASEMASKLLLEYLLLHVYFLLDGIYSIMFRNSTGKLTHKEVTILNSVLNLYKEDQSNHGQRSCWISPTILDRSFHMEILKESLLRAVQDIDLTFSKEALRKKFKSGSTATVVLIADGQIITANVGDSKAFLCSQSHASYRQKRKRRRKRNSSNHEDFALANYGGPLYNVKELTRDHHPDREDERRRVEAAGGYVLEWAGVYRVNGELALSRAIGDVPFKRYGVISTPELTGWQLLSANDSFLIASSDGVFEKMSMQDVCDMMLYAKYGVNQDFEPLAVVQQNLADFIVHLALQKGTTDNVAAVIVPLGSPSSSGARIEDWHHLEENSVTSVLPLQTIPYQHKSDDGVSSAVIEMEYFKRSSTKFQRFLVDAKLKRLGCFYLSESLDEDMDFIFRVPKDYQHEGVHDFNHMPTENVLSSDGNLEKYKDRNFCWHLVHQDDEMGRCTSPEGFANYFGLLDSVSHNGSRSSSSHAFGYKIADIRYKLKRRFDRGSYGEVWLAFRWNCSDDVDVHKDPSHFNTILTPDSYNCTSSNTTSSSDENHGSDMIDGDLFILKRIMVERGNAAYLSGLREKHFGELFSNASKTLEILSRMESSSATFPMDMQFIEYSFPEQNISAVEESLKHVARFIESFESESREIWLVYRNEGRSLSKLLYAAEDTKLVTGDDNERVRYIQVLQPSKWWYWLRTTKAGQRQMQNLLWQLLMGLKACHDRNITHRDIKPENMIICFEDLKTGKCLREIPSEATENKLNLRLIDFGSAIDDFTLKHLYGSGPTRSEQTFEYTPPEALLNSSWFQGSKSARLKYDIWSVGVVMLELIVGSPHVFQISDRARILMDQRLEGWSEETKELAYKLRSYMELCILVPGISTQQQGSINSERGHGGLASWKCSEESFARQVKILDPLKMGFPNLWALRLARQLLVWHHEDRLSIDEALNHPYFQEPP; the protein is encoded by the exons ATGTCCTTACCGCCATCCGGCCACCGTACCATCCTACTTCTCATCCTCATCGAGCTCCTATCGCCGCTCCTGTGCACGGGGGAGTCGGCGACGTGCCTTGCTGTGTACCGCGAGGGCGGCGCGCCCGCGGTGTACCAGTCCGCGCACTGCCCCCGCTGGACCATCCTCTCCGCCGGCGAGGGGGATGGGGACAAGGGCCCCTCCTCCCCGCAGCCGAGGAGGTGCCATGTGGCGGCTCACCGCGGCCGCCGCCGCTCCCAGGAGGACCGCGCCGTCTGCGCTCTCGGCATCCGCATCCCCTTCATAG AGCAAATGAGGATTAAAGAGGTGGATGTCGGAGTGATGGCAATATTTGATGGTCATAATGGAGATGAGGCCAGTGAGATGGCTTCTAAGCTCTTACTGGAGTACTTGTTGCTTCATGTTTATTTTCTTCTTGACGGTATATACTCCATCATGTTCAGAAACTCAACTGGAAAGCTGACACATAAGGAAGTTACTATTCTTAACAGTGTTCTTAACCTGTACAAAGAGGATCAGTCCAACCACGGGCAGAG GTCATGTTGGATATCACCCACAATTCTAGATCGATCTTTTCACATGGAAATTCTGAAGGAATCATTATTGAGGGCAGTTCAGGATATTGACCTAACATTCTCCAAGGAAG CTTTACGAAAAAAATTCAAGTCCGGTTCAACAGCTACTGTGGTCTTGATAGCCGATGGCCAAATCATAACGGCTAATGTGGGAGATTCAAAAGCATTTTTGTGCTCACAAAGTCATGCCTCATACCGTCAAAAGa GGAAACGGAGAAGAAAGAGAAACTCTAGCAATCACGAGGACTTTGCTTTGGCAAATTATGGTGGACCACTTTACAATGTAAAGGAGTTAACCAGGGACCATCATCCGGATAGAGAGGATGAGAGAAGGCGTGTAGAAGCTGCTGGTGGTTATGTTCTTGAGTGGGCTGGTGTATACCGTGTTAATGGTGAGCTTGCACTATCTCGAGCTATTGGCGATGTGCCTTTTAAACG GTATGGTGTAATATCGACACCTGAACTGACAGGGTGGCAGCTTCTGTCAGCAAACGATAGCTTTCTTATTGCCTCCTCTGACGGTGTCTTTGAGAAAATGAGCATGCAAGATGTTTGCGACATGATGCTGTATGCGAAATATGGTGTTAACCAGGATTTTGAACCCCTTGCTGTCGTGCAACAGAATTTGGCGGATTTTATAGTTCATCTTGCTTTACagaaaggcacaacagacaatgtAGCAGCTGTGATTGTTCCATTGGGATCTCCTAGTAGCTCTGGAGCTAGAATAGAAGATTGGCACCATCTTGAAGAAAATTCAGTGACATCTGTTTTGCCTTTACAGACCATTCCGTACCAACACAAGTCAG ACGATGGAGTTAGCTCAGCTGTTATTGAAATGGAGTATTTCAAGCGCTCGTCGACAAAGTTCCAGAGATTCTTG GTCGATGCAAAACTTAAGAGACTGGGTTGTTTCTACTTATCTGAGAGTCTTGATGAAGACATGGACTTTATATTTAGGGTACCCAAGGACTATCAGCATGAAGGAGTCCATGACTTCAATCACATGCCAACTGAAAATGTGTTATCTTCTGATG GAAATCTTGAAAAATACAAGGACAGAAACTTTTGCTGGCACCTTGTCCATCAAGATGATGAAATGGGACGATGTACTAGTCCTGAAGGGTTTGCAAATTATTTTGGCTTGCTTGATTCTGTTTCACATAATGGAAGCAGATCAAGCAGTTCACATGCATTTGGCTATAAGATAGCTGACATCAG GTACAAGCTGAAGAGAAGATTTGATCGCGGTTCATATGGTGAAGTCTGGTTGGCATTTCGTTGGAATTGCTCTGATGATGTAGATGTACATAAAGATCCTTCCCACTTTAACACTATACTTACACCAGACTCGTATAATTGCACAAGTTCAAACACAACATCGTCATCTGATGAAAATCATGGCTCAGACATGATAGATGGTGATTTATTCATATTGAAGCGCATAATG GTGGAAAGAGGAAATGCTGCTTACTTGAGCGGACTGCGGGAGAAGCATTTTGGAGAATTATTTTCAAATGCTTCAAAAACCCTTGAAATTTTGTCAAGGATGGAATCATCATCTGCAACGTTTCCGATGGACATGCAATTCATTGAGTATAGCTTTCCAGAACAGAACATCTCAGCTGTTGAAGAATCACTGAAGCATGTGGCTAGGTTTATAGAATCTTTTGAATCAGAATCAAGGGAAATATGGCTTGTGTACCGCAATGAAGGCCGCTCATTGTCAAAATTGTTATATGCTGCTGAAGACACAAAGTTAGTTACCGGTGATGATAATGAGAGGGTCAGATATATTCAAGTTCTGCAACCATCAAAGTGGTGGTATTGGTTAAGGACTACTAAAGCTGGGCAAAGGCAAATGCAAAACCTCTTATGGCAACTG CTGATGGGTCTGAAGGCATGTCATGATCGTAACATCACTCACAGGGATATTAAACCTG AGAACATGATCATCtgctttgaggatttgaagacgGGAAAATGTTTAAGAGAGATTCCATCTGAAGCAACGGAAAACAAGCTGAACTT GCGTCTTATTGACTTCGGCAGTGCCATTGATGATTTCACTTTGAAGCATCTTTATGGTTCAGGGCCTACTCG GTCTGAGCAGACTTTTGAATACACTCCTCCAGAGGCACTCCTTAATTCAAGCTGGTTTCAGGGATCAAAAAGTGCAAGACTGAA GTATGATATCTGGAGTGTTGGAGTTGTCATGCTGGAGTTGATAGTTGGTTCTCCACATGTTTTCCAGATAAGTGACCGTGCACGTATTTTAATGGATCAACGCCTTGAAGGGTGGAGTGAGGAAACAAAAGAGCTTGCATACAA GTTGAGGTCTTACATGGAACTGTGCATTTTAGTACCGGGGATTTCCACGCAACAACAAGGCAGCATTAATTCCGAACGG GGCCACGGCGGGTTAGCTTCTTGGAAATGCTCTGAAGAATCATTTGCCCGTCAAGTGAAAATCCTAGACCCTCTTAAAATGGG CTTTCCTAATTTGTGGGCATTGCGACTAGCGCGCCAGCTACTAGTGTGGCATCAT GAGGACCGTCTAAGCATTGATGAAGCATTGAACCATCCGTACTTCCAAGAGCCACCATAA